Sequence from the Thermocoleostomius sinensis A174 genome:
TGGAAGCCCGAGCAAAACCTGTTTAGGCAAGTAAGTTGAAATATCCGTAATGCCCTCTTTTCGATCGGTTCCAGTTAGCGGGTTCCAATTAACTAGTTAATTAATTAGACGCTACTGCATAGTGTACTAACTGCGCCAATCGTTGACGTAAGGTTTCCAACCCCAGCCGATCGCTGGCTGAAATGAACACCGCCTGTGGATATTCTTCTTTGGCAAAGGCAAGGGTTTCGCTATCTACTTGATCAACTTTGTTAAACACCAACAGCGCCGGGCCAGGTGTGACGGGCATTTCCGAGAGAATCGTCATCACCGATCGAATCTGGCTTTGCCAAGCCGAGTGAGATAAATCCACCACATGCATTAACGCATCTGCTTCGGTGACTTCTTCTAAAGTGGCACGGAACGCATCCATCAGCGAAGGCGGCAAATCATGAATGAAGCCGACTGTATCTGTGAGGACAATTGATAATGGCTTGTGAGTTTCGGCATTGGTAATTGTCAGTCGCCGAGTGGTGGGATCAAGCGTCGCGAATAGCTGATCGGCAGTGTAAACCTCTGCATTAGTCAGCACATTCAGTAGGGTAGATTTGCCAGCATTGGTATAGCCCACAATCGCAATCGAGGGCACTTCTTGATGTTGCCGCTGTTGTCGCAGCCGCGATCGATGCGCTTGCAGTTGATTCACTTCTTGTTGCAACCGCGAAATCCGTCGTTGAATGGCGCGGCGTTCGGTTTCCAATTTGGTTTCACCGGGCCCCCGTGTGCCAATTCCACCCCCCAATCGAGACATAGCCCGTCCCCGTCCTGCTAGCCGCGGCAGCATATATTCCAACTGTGCTAGTTCTACCTGTAATTTTCCCGCCCCAGATTGAGCCCGTTGCGCAAAAATATCTAAAATGACCTCCGTCCGATCGACGACTCGAAGACCAATCTGCATTTCCAAGTTGCGTACCTGAGCCGGAGACAAATCGCGATCGAACACAATTAAATTTGCACCAACTGTTTGAGCAGCCAGGGCAATTTCCTGAACTTTGCCTTCGCCTACCACGGTTTGAGGATGGGGAGCCGGGCGCTTTTGTCGTAACACCTGAAGCACTTCGCCGCCCGCCGTTTCCACGAGTCGCGCCACTTCCAACAATCCATCCTGGAAGCGCTGAGCCGATAAATGATTGGTCATTAACCCCAC
This genomic interval carries:
- the hflX gene encoding GTPase HflX, producing the protein METIYGHLQGLKPSQIKQLQRLYHQRLPGDRITTFEFAQRLAAISTDINQPVCAYVNRRGQVIRVGVGTVRQTQIPPLELPRYGAERLSGIRCIATQLKSEAPSDAVLTAMVLQRLDALVTLTLSGGGFERRGGGATGYVKQTYLAHLVPHPEVTWTVSPPLNLDVLSQQDFLALVEGLEEEFRREYVAQQISSEHDRVLLVGLMTNHLSAQRFQDGLLEVARLVETAGGEVLQVLRQKRPAPHPQTVVGEGKVQEIALAAQTVGANLIVFDRDLSPAQVRNLEMQIGLRVVDRTEVILDIFAQRAQSGAGKLQVELAQLEYMLPRLAGRGRAMSRLGGGIGTRGPGETKLETERRAIQRRISRLQQEVNQLQAHRSRLRQQRQHQEVPSIAIVGYTNAGKSTLLNVLTNAEVYTADQLFATLDPTTRRLTITNAETHKPLSIVLTDTVGFIHDLPPSLMDAFRATLEEVTEADALMHVVDLSHSAWQSQIRSVMTILSEMPVTPGPALLVFNKVDQVDSETLAFAKEEYPQAVFISASDRLGLETLRQRLAQLVHYAVASN